The following coding sequences are from one uncultured Desulfobacter sp. window:
- a CDS encoding PIG-L family deacetylase — MPTLVIAAHPDDETLGCGGTIARLASEQKEVHILILGEGITSRQTDNRTSANEEISMLKKNSRQAGAILGVADIHLESFPDNKFDSIPLLDIVKVVESYIEKISPHTVFTHHGGDLNIDHSVTSRAVLTATRPMPGSPVKRLYAFETLSATEWSFGQIGQYFTPNCFINIQNHIHQKIEAMEAYGGEIRNFPHPRSAKAIKTLANLRGSMAGMAFAEAFSIVRTIKDL; from the coding sequence ATGCCGACACTCGTAATCGCTGCCCATCCGGATGATGAAACCCTGGGGTGCGGCGGCACCATTGCAAGGCTTGCATCTGAGCAAAAAGAGGTTCATATTCTGATTTTAGGAGAAGGGATTACCTCAAGGCAGACAGACAATAGGACTTCTGCCAATGAAGAAATCAGCATGCTGAAAAAAAACAGCCGCCAGGCAGGTGCGATTCTTGGCGTTGCCGATATCCACCTTGAATCTTTTCCGGATAACAAATTTGATTCGATTCCGTTGCTCGATATTGTTAAGGTTGTTGAATCATATATAGAAAAGATATCCCCCCATACTGTTTTTACCCACCATGGAGGAGATTTGAATATCGACCACTCGGTGACATCCAGGGCAGTTCTCACTGCGACCCGCCCCATGCCTGGCAGCCCGGTAAAACGCCTGTATGCTTTTGAGACGCTTTCAGCCACGGAGTGGTCTTTCGGGCAAATCGGCCAATACTTTACACCCAATTGTTTCATCAATATCCAAAATCATATACATCAGAAAATAGAGGCCATGGAAGCGTATGGCGGTGAAATTCGCAACTTTCCCCATCCCAGATCAGCCAAGGCCATTAAAACCCTTGCCAACCTGCGGGGGAGTATGGCAGGAATGGCGTTTGCTGAAGCATTTTCCATTGTACGAACCATTAAAGATCTGTAA
- the pseG gene encoding UDP-2,4-diacetamido-2,4,6-trideoxy-beta-L-altropyranose hydrolase, whose amino-acid sequence MNQDTLIIRADADERMGTGHIMRCIALAQEWRQQKGPVLFVSCLSNRAVLKRLTSMGFEVCLIKKSFPDPMDIHTTLQKAKEKNAKILVTDGYHFLPEYHEKIRSKGIKLMVIDDYNHLPFYHGDILLNQNLGAEKIQYNTLPGAVKLLGPEFIMLRNEFLTVKRADQPQTGNIENILITMGGTDPDNTTLKIIRALNLLTFQTFNLKIVLGPGNRNAESIHHESVVSRHQCKIVTNAANMPELILWADVAISAGGSTAWELLYLRTPVLFLINADNQMRLVEEIASANAGINAGRHDRIRIKDIAQKIGALINDPSLRDQIVYNTNKLVDGNGRGRIVQSLLYGLA is encoded by the coding sequence ATGAACCAAGACACTCTTATCATCAGGGCGGATGCAGATGAACGGATGGGGACCGGGCATATCATGCGGTGTATTGCCCTGGCCCAGGAGTGGCGTCAACAAAAAGGCCCTGTTTTATTCGTTTCGTGCCTGTCCAATAGAGCTGTCCTTAAAAGACTCACATCCATGGGTTTTGAAGTATGCCTGATTAAAAAAAGTTTTCCTGATCCCATGGATATTCACACAACCCTGCAAAAGGCAAAAGAAAAGAACGCAAAAATACTTGTGACGGACGGTTACCATTTTCTGCCGGAATACCATGAAAAGATCAGATCCAAGGGAATCAAACTCATGGTCATTGACGATTACAACCATCTGCCGTTTTATCATGGGGATATTTTGTTGAACCAGAACCTGGGGGCTGAAAAAATCCAATACAACACCCTGCCGGGCGCAGTGAAATTATTAGGCCCCGAGTTTATTATGCTGCGAAACGAGTTTTTAACTGTAAAAAGAGCGGATCAACCCCAAACCGGGAACATTGAAAATATACTTATTACAATGGGCGGGACAGATCCTGATAATACAACATTAAAAATTATTAGGGCTTTAAACCTCTTAACGTTTCAAACGTTTAACCTGAAAATCGTTCTTGGCCCCGGCAACCGAAATGCTGAATCCATACACCATGAATCCGTCGTTTCCAGACATCAATGCAAAATTGTCACCAACGCCGCCAATATGCCGGAACTTATATTATGGGCGGACGTTGCAATTTCAGCCGGTGGAAGCACTGCCTGGGAATTATTATATCTGAGGACACCTGTTTTGTTCCTCATTAACGCGGATAATCAAATGCGGCTGGTAGAAGAGATTGCATCGGCCAATGCGGGTATCAATGCTGGTCGGCATGACCGTATACGTATAAAAGATATTGCCCAAAAAATAGGGGCCTTGATAAACGATCCGTCGCTTAGAGATCAAATTGTTTACAATACAAACAAGCTTGTTGACGGCAACGGAAGAGGGCGCATTGTCCAGAGTTTGCTATACGGCCTTGCCTAA
- a CDS encoding GNAT family N-acetyltransferase, translating to MHLRTAHIEDARLLYDWANDLEARRMAFSCAAIDWAAHIKWLEKKLNDANTYIYIAMEDNDPIGQIRFDVINHAEAQVDIHTKPNMRGKGVGSRIIDLGVHRFFSDSRVNTIHAVIKQENTKSRCAFKNAGFKDIQRKSINGVECILMIKNRMSN from the coding sequence ATGCATCTAAGGACTGCTCACATTGAAGACGCCCGATTACTGTATGACTGGGCCAATGACCTTGAAGCGAGGCGCATGGCGTTCTCTTGCGCCGCCATTGACTGGGCTGCGCATATAAAATGGCTTGAAAAAAAACTGAACGACGCCAATACATACATTTATATCGCCATGGAAGATAATGACCCCATCGGACAAATCCGTTTTGACGTAATAAATCACGCCGAGGCCCAAGTCGATATCCACACCAAGCCAAATATGCGCGGCAAAGGTGTCGGATCACGTATAATTGATTTAGGCGTTCACCGTTTTTTCTCAGATTCCCGGGTGAATACCATCCATGCAGTGATAAAACAGGAAAATACAAAATCCCGGTGTGCATTTAAAAACGCTGGATTTAAAGATATTCAAAGAAAATCGATCAATGGCGTAGAATGCATCCTGATGATCAAAAACCGCATGTCGAATTAG
- a CDS encoding N-acetylneuraminate synthase family protein — protein MNVQLGNKIIGDGAPVFIVFEAGPTHDGLASAKELVRCAAEAGADAVKFQILDPDRLVPDKTQMFSYEILLDKRTGKQREKTEPLYDILVRRCLTFDQWRQVKSYCDDLGIIFFSTAMFEDEVDFLMQIGSPTIKICSGDIDHLPFIRYCARTGTVIQLDTGNATIGDVERAFDEVLAAGNARVIIHNCPSGYPARIESINLKMIPTLKQMFGCPAAFSDHTPGWEMDIAAVALGANMVEKTITLDRTTPSVEHLFSIEPDEMKAFVSSIRNLETALGASRRALGPEERKRGVGARRSIVLKKDVKKDQAIDDSVIDYARPGVGIPPDMADVIIKKRFTKDLMAGRFLDWGDFK, from the coding sequence ATGAACGTTCAGTTGGGAAATAAAATCATTGGGGACGGAGCGCCTGTTTTTATTGTATTTGAGGCCGGACCGACCCATGACGGGCTTGCATCGGCAAAAGAGCTGGTGCGTTGCGCTGCTGAGGCCGGGGCCGATGCCGTTAAATTTCAAATTCTTGACCCGGATCGTTTGGTGCCGGATAAAACACAGATGTTTTCCTATGAGATTTTATTAGATAAAAGAACGGGAAAGCAAAGAGAAAAGACAGAACCGTTGTACGATATTCTGGTCCGGCGCTGTCTGACATTTGACCAGTGGCGGCAGGTGAAAAGTTATTGCGATGACCTGGGCATTATTTTTTTTTCAACGGCTATGTTCGAAGATGAAGTTGATTTTTTAATGCAGATCGGTTCGCCCACCATTAAGATCTGTTCCGGGGATATCGACCACTTGCCGTTTATCCGGTATTGTGCACGGACTGGAACGGTGATTCAACTTGATACGGGCAATGCAACCATTGGTGACGTGGAACGTGCCTTTGATGAGGTTCTTGCCGCCGGCAATGCGCGTGTGATTATTCACAATTGCCCTTCGGGGTATCCCGCCCGGATTGAGAGTATCAATCTGAAAATGATCCCTACGCTGAAACAGATGTTCGGGTGTCCTGCGGCGTTTTCCGACCATACGCCAGGCTGGGAGATGGATATTGCCGCGGTTGCTCTCGGGGCTAATATGGTTGAAAAGACCATAACCCTGGACCGGACAACTCCAAGTGTGGAACATTTGTTCTCCATTGAGCCCGATGAAATGAAAGCCTTTGTTTCTTCTATTCGTAATCTCGAAACAGCGTTGGGCGCTTCCCGGCGGGCGCTTGGCCCGGAGGAGAGAAAGCGGGGTGTGGGCGCCAGAAGAAGTATCGTGCTGAAAAAAGATGTAAAGAAAGATCAGGCCATTGACGATTCTGTGATTGATTACGCCCGTCCGGGCGTCGGCATCCCTCCGGATATGGCTGATGTGATCATAAAAAAAAGATTTACAAAAGACCTTATGGCCGGTCGGTTTCTGGATTGGGGTGATTTTAAATAA
- a CDS encoding IS3 family transposase (programmed frameshift) — protein sequence MIQKILLNPGTPMVNFSKEANVPNSTVATWLRNYKKRNGSTVGSKKKTWSAERKFQAVLETASLSEAEKNEYCRKHGIYPEQLEEWKKDCISGCRKSPDQNFVKKTKQKEQELQRKTKALEKELTRKEKALAEAAALLVLKKKVQGHLGGQRGRMIPTEDKMQILSLVEEACKSGARQCKACEIIGISERTLQRWQKKTTAEIEDKRPHAERNPANKLSEEEKHMIIDICNSQEYGSLPPSQIVPMLCDQGIYVASEASFYRTLRENGLQNHRGKTRYKTNKKPTGFTATGPNQVWTWDITYLPAALKGSFYYLYMITDIYSRKIVAWEVHDRQSDELASELVKRGYLSEGVNGNEIVLHSDNGSPMKGATMLCTLQQLGVVPSFSRPSVSNDNPYSEALFKTLKYAPSYPSGPFESLEACREWVLNFVRWYNNVHRHSGIKFVTPNERHTGADRTILEARQKVYLEAKAKKPERWSRGIRDWTVVTEVSLNPEKNDNRPAA from the exons ATGATTCAGAAAATTCTTTTAAACCCAGGCACGCCGATGGTAAACTTTTCAAAAGAGGCTAACGTTCCAAATTCAACGGTAGCAACCTGGCTAAGAAATTACAAAAAAAGGAATGGGAGTACAGTGGGCTCGAAGAAGAAAACCTGGTCAGCCGAGAGGAAATTTCAGGCAGTATTGGAAACTGCGTCGTTAAGTGAAGCAGAAAAAAATGAATATTGCCGGAAACATGGAATATACCCGGAACAGTTAGAAGAGTGGAAGAAAGACTGTATATCCGGATGTAGAAAGAGCCCCGATCAAAATTTTGTCAAGAAAACCAAGCAAAAAGAGCAAGAATTGCAACGCAAGACTAAAGCCCTTGAAAAAGAATTAACCCGTAAGGAGAAAGCGTTAGCAGAAGCTGCCGCCCTGCTTGTGTTAAAAAAAAAAGTCCAGG GACATCTGGGGGGACAAAGGGGAAGAATGATTCCTACTGAAGACAAAATGCAGATATTGTCTTTGGTGGAAGAAGCTTGTAAATCCGGTGCTCGCCAATGTAAGGCTTGTGAAATAATAGGAATTTCAGAAAGGACCTTACAGCGGTGGCAGAAAAAAACGACTGCTGAAATAGAAGATAAGCGCCCCCATGCAGAAAGAAATCCTGCAAACAAATTGTCTGAAGAAGAAAAACATATGATTATAGATATTTGTAATAGTCAGGAGTATGGAAGCTTACCGCCAAGCCAGATTGTTCCCATGCTTTGTGATCAGGGGATCTATGTCGCATCCGAAGCAAGCTTCTATAGGACACTGAGAGAGAACGGTCTTCAGAACCATAGAGGTAAAACCCGGTATAAAACAAATAAAAAACCGACGGGTTTTACAGCAACAGGGCCTAATCAGGTCTGGACATGGGATATAACCTACCTTCCAGCGGCGCTAAAGGGTTCGTTTTATTACCTTTATATGATAACGGATATTTACAGTCGTAAGATAGTAGCTTGGGAAGTCCATGACAGGCAAAGTGATGAGCTGGCCTCCGAGCTTGTAAAAAGGGGGTATCTGTCAGAGGGTGTAAATGGCAATGAAATAGTGCTTCATTCAGATAATGGCTCCCCGATGAAAGGTGCGACCATGCTGTGCACTCTTCAGCAACTTGGAGTTGTCCCCTCATTCAGTCGGCCGTCGGTAAGTAACGATAATCCTTATTCAGAAGCATTGTTCAAAACCCTGAAATATGCCCCTTCATACCCTTCCGGCCCTTTTGAGAGCTTGGAGGCCTGTAGAGAATGGGTACTGAATTTTGTTCGCTGGTACAATAATGTCCACCGTCACAGTGGTATAAAATTTGTTACCCCAAATGAAAGGCATACAGGGGCAGATAGGACGATTTTAGAGGCCCGTCAAAAGGTATATCTGGAAGCAAAGGCAAAAAAACCAGAACGTTGGAGCCGTGGAATCAGAGATTGGACTGTGGTAACAGAAGTCTCTCTTAATCCTGAAAAAAACGATAACCGTCCAGCAGCTTAA
- the pseI gene encoding pseudaminic acid synthase, producing the protein MTHIKINNRQIGFKRPVYIIAEMSANHQQDFNKAVDILNAAKAAGADAVKLQTYTPDTMTIDSRAPHFRLTETIWKGQTLYDLYRTAYTPWHWQPQLMKKASELGLDLFSTPFDNTAVDFLETMNVPAYKVASFELIDIPLLKAIAQTGKPVILSTGMASLSEIEEAVVTLKTLGCNQIALLKCTSAYPASPEEANLRTIPHLAQTFDAVCGISDHTLGSTVAIGAVAMGACIVEKHLTLSRADNSPDSAFSMEPHEFKSMVDQIRILEQALGAVTYDLTSRQKSSLMFRRSLFVVKDIEKAEPFTPENIRCIRPGFGLHPRYYGDIMDKKAATPLTRGTPLAWEMIV; encoded by the coding sequence ATGACACATATAAAAATTAATAACAGACAGATAGGTTTTAAACGTCCCGTATATATTATCGCGGAAATGTCGGCCAATCATCAACAGGATTTCAACAAGGCGGTCGACATTCTTAACGCGGCTAAAGCTGCGGGGGCTGACGCCGTAAAGCTTCAGACCTACACACCGGACACCATGACCATAGATTCCAGAGCCCCGCATTTTCGCCTGACTGAAACCATCTGGAAAGGCCAAACCCTTTACGATTTGTACCGCACCGCATACACCCCCTGGCATTGGCAACCCCAATTAATGAAAAAGGCAAGCGAGTTAGGCCTGGATCTGTTTTCAACGCCCTTTGACAACACAGCAGTCGATTTCCTTGAAACTATGAACGTTCCGGCATATAAGGTCGCCTCCTTTGAACTTATAGACATCCCTTTGCTCAAAGCAATTGCCCAAACCGGAAAACCGGTCATCCTGTCCACCGGCATGGCGAGCCTGTCTGAAATCGAGGAGGCGGTAGTGACGTTAAAAACCCTTGGGTGCAATCAAATCGCACTTCTTAAATGCACAAGTGCATATCCGGCAAGCCCTGAAGAAGCAAATCTGCGAACCATTCCCCACCTGGCCCAAACCTTTGATGCGGTCTGCGGCATATCAGACCACACGCTGGGCAGCACCGTGGCCATAGGCGCCGTCGCCATGGGGGCCTGCATTGTGGAAAAGCACCTCACCTTATCAAGGGCCGATAATAGTCCGGACAGCGCGTTTTCCATGGAGCCCCATGAGTTCAAATCCATGGTGGATCAAATCCGAATTCTTGAACAGGCCCTCGGCGCAGTAACCTATGACCTGACAAGTCGACAAAAATCAAGCCTGATGTTCCGACGCTCCCTGTTTGTGGTCAAAGACATTGAAAAAGCCGAGCCGTTTACCCCCGAAAACATTCGCTGTATCCGGCCGGGTTTTGGCCTTCATCCCAGGTATTATGGAGATATCATGGATAAAAAAGCAGCCACCCCCCTTACCCGCGGCACCCCCCTGGCATGGGAAATGATTGTATGA
- the pseB gene encoding UDP-N-acetylglucosamine 4,6-dehydratase (inverting), whose protein sequence is MDGKVVLITGGTGSFGKQCVRMILERYAVQKLIVFSRDELKQFEMQQMFPAAENECLRYFIGNVRDKDRLYRAFSGVDIVIHAAAMKQVPAAEYNPFEAVKTNIIGAQNVIDAAIDQHVKKVIALSTDKAANPINLYGATKLCSDKIFIAGNAYTGRKVKTIFSVVRYGNVIGSRGSVIPFFLERRSRGVLPITDLRMTRFWITLEQAVNFVFSCLGKMTGGELFVPKLPSMNIANLAKAVCPDCRHEVVGIRPGEKLHEVMIPADDARMVVEFDDYYVIQPDFSFFNKGQMPMDGCLGQVSDDFEYSSGTNPEFLTVEQMQALIQPLILGRKE, encoded by the coding sequence ATGGACGGCAAAGTGGTGCTCATCACCGGGGGGACCGGATCATTTGGTAAACAGTGCGTGCGGATGATTCTTGAACGCTATGCGGTGCAAAAGTTGATTGTCTTCAGCCGGGATGAGCTCAAGCAGTTTGAAATGCAGCAGATGTTCCCGGCAGCCGAAAATGAGTGTTTAAGATATTTCATTGGCAATGTCCGGGATAAAGACCGGTTGTACAGAGCCTTTTCCGGTGTGGATATTGTCATCCATGCTGCGGCCATGAAGCAGGTGCCTGCGGCAGAATACAATCCCTTTGAGGCCGTGAAAACCAATATCATCGGGGCCCAGAATGTCATTGATGCGGCCATTGATCAACATGTCAAAAAAGTGATTGCCCTGAGTACGGATAAAGCGGCGAACCCGATAAATCTGTACGGGGCGACCAAGTTGTGTTCGGATAAGATTTTTATTGCCGGCAACGCATATACGGGGCGCAAAGTGAAAACCATATTCAGTGTGGTCAGGTACGGCAATGTTATCGGTAGTCGGGGCAGTGTGATTCCTTTTTTTCTTGAAAGACGAAGTCGCGGCGTTCTACCCATTACGGATTTGAGAATGACACGGTTCTGGATTACCCTGGAACAGGCCGTGAATTTCGTATTCTCCTGCCTTGGGAAAATGACGGGCGGGGAGCTGTTTGTGCCGAAACTACCGAGTATGAATATTGCGAATTTGGCAAAAGCTGTTTGTCCTGATTGCAGGCATGAGGTGGTCGGTATCCGCCCCGGGGAGAAGCTTCATGAGGTCATGATTCCGGCGGATGATGCCAGGATGGTTGTTGAATTTGACGATTATTATGTGATCCAGCCTGATTTCAGTTTTTTTAACAAGGGGCAAATGCCCATGGATGGATGTTTGGGGCAGGTATCTGACGATTTTGAATACAGTTCCGGAACAAATCCGGAATTTTTAACTGTGGAGCAGATGCAGGCCCTGATCCAGCCGCTGATTTTGGGACGAAAAGAATAA
- a CDS encoding tyrosine-type recombinase/integrase: MPSLITKRGKKRWRAGVMVKGQTSTKLFPDNSKQAYRDAVLWEKEERERLESEQTAMDCLTMLNWAEEYLDYAKNNWAKITYGEKKGALSRLFKNVDADTDLAMMTPSLSMKHLMQEAKSRSGNAANKDRKNLAAGWEWGRKYINGFPQDVLNPFKAVKKFPEKRSPTYVPPEEDFWTAYHQAKGQDQIMLLAYLHLAARRREVFDLTWEDIDFGNSQSRIWTKKREDGTKEFDWLPMTSELRKSSMEWWQERPIKETPFVFVCLNKEHFCEPYYGKPFKERRHFMKKLCDRAGVKPFGFHGIRHLTASILYHKGYDVSVIQSILRHKSPTTTNRYLKKLGLESTREALEKGLAGPGTLVPFKTKRAARG; the protein is encoded by the coding sequence ATGCCCAGTTTAATAACAAAACGTGGAAAAAAGAGGTGGCGGGCCGGAGTAATGGTCAAAGGCCAAACATCAACAAAGCTGTTCCCGGACAACTCGAAGCAGGCATACCGGGATGCAGTATTATGGGAAAAGGAGGAAAGAGAAAGGTTAGAGAGCGAACAGACCGCCATGGATTGTTTGACAATGCTTAATTGGGCTGAAGAATATCTGGATTATGCTAAAAACAATTGGGCTAAGATAACCTACGGTGAAAAGAAAGGTGCTTTGTCCCGGCTTTTCAAAAATGTTGATGCTGATACAGATTTAGCTATGATGACACCCAGTCTATCCATGAAACATTTAATGCAGGAGGCAAAGAGCCGGAGCGGTAATGCGGCAAATAAGGACAGAAAGAACCTTGCTGCCGGTTGGGAATGGGGCAGGAAATATATTAACGGGTTTCCTCAGGATGTTTTGAACCCGTTTAAAGCTGTTAAAAAATTCCCGGAAAAACGCTCACCAACGTATGTGCCACCAGAGGAAGACTTTTGGACGGCTTATCATCAGGCAAAAGGGCAGGATCAAATAATGCTGCTGGCTTATCTTCACTTGGCAGCTCGAAGGAGAGAGGTGTTTGATCTGACATGGGAGGATATTGACTTCGGGAATAGTCAAAGCCGGATATGGACCAAGAAAAGGGAAGATGGAACAAAAGAATTTGATTGGCTTCCCATGACATCCGAGCTTCGAAAATCATCAATGGAATGGTGGCAGGAAAGACCAATCAAAGAAACTCCATTCGTCTTTGTTTGCCTGAATAAAGAGCATTTTTGTGAACCATATTATGGAAAGCCATTTAAAGAACGAAGGCATTTCATGAAAAAACTTTGTGACCGGGCCGGAGTCAAACCATTTGGTTTTCATGGCATACGACACCTGACCGCCAGCATCCTATATCATAAAGGATATGACGTGTCTGTAATCCAGTCGATATTAAGGCACAAAAGCCCGACGACGACAAACAGGTATTTAAAAAAACTTGGTCTTGAATCGACCAGAGAAGCCCTTGAAAAAGGGTTAGCAGGACCGGGGACCCTTGTTCCCTTTAAGACAAAAAGAGCTGCGAGAGGATAA
- a CDS encoding tetratricopeptide repeat-containing glycosyltransferase family protein has translation MSVLELLKKAVAYHTAGNLQEAEQIYLQVLEQKPDHPDATHLMGVLAYNAGNYDGAVAYLKKAIEMMPSNAGCFNNMGNVFQQQERYRDSVKWYEMAVRINPGHKLAHNNIAVAYLHLGNMDKALMSVERALALDPEYAEAHNNHCEILRAMGDNDKALAAVNKALFSDPNMVSAHWNRALIWLSMGNYQDGWSEYEWRWRRSRTQSRAFAHGTAWQGEDIKGKTLFVYEEQGLGDTLQFIRYLPMLRNLGARVIFETGPALMRLVAENRVYDRLLVGLKDLDTRPVDRFDFHVPLLSLPHVLKTTIETIPDKTPYLSADPALCRIWKNRLAEDGSFKVGLVWAGRPLHKNDANRSVPLRLFETLGRVEGVSFYSLQKEKHEKWTDMDSLKIFEKDLGPEISDFADTAAIVENLDLMISVDTSVVHLAGAMGKPVWTLVPFAPDFRWLLDRDDSPWYPTMRLFRQSTHNAWVPVIEQVAFALEQRVANGNLIKWKLNEKNG, from the coding sequence ATGTCCGTGCTTGAATTGCTTAAAAAAGCGGTTGCCTACCATACCGCAGGCAATTTACAGGAGGCTGAGCAAATTTATCTTCAGGTGCTTGAACAAAAACCTGATCATCCCGATGCAACCCATTTAATGGGGGTGCTGGCCTACAATGCCGGGAACTATGATGGGGCTGTTGCGTATCTGAAAAAAGCCATAGAAATGATGCCGTCAAATGCCGGGTGTTTTAATAATATGGGCAATGTTTTCCAGCAGCAGGAACGCTACCGGGATTCGGTTAAGTGGTATGAGATGGCTGTCAGAATAAATCCCGGGCATAAATTGGCCCATAATAATATTGCTGTGGCGTATCTTCATCTTGGTAATATGGATAAAGCTTTGATGTCTGTTGAAAGAGCACTGGCGCTGGATCCGGAATATGCCGAAGCCCATAATAACCATTGCGAGATTCTCAGGGCCATGGGAGATAATGACAAGGCCCTTGCTGCAGTGAATAAAGCGCTTTTCTCTGATCCCAACATGGTTAGTGCGCACTGGAACCGTGCACTCATCTGGTTGTCAATGGGGAATTATCAAGACGGATGGTCGGAATATGAGTGGCGGTGGCGCCGGTCGAGAACGCAAAGCCGGGCCTTTGCCCACGGCACGGCCTGGCAGGGTGAGGATATCAAGGGAAAAACCTTGTTTGTATATGAAGAGCAGGGACTGGGCGATACCCTGCAATTCATCCGCTATCTTCCGATGCTCCGGAATCTGGGGGCGCGGGTTATTTTTGAAACCGGACCGGCTTTGATGCGGTTGGTTGCGGAAAATCGGGTGTATGACCGGTTGCTTGTTGGCTTGAAAGATCTGGACACCCGGCCCGTGGACAGGTTTGATTTCCATGTCCCCCTTCTGTCTTTGCCGCACGTATTGAAAACGACAATAGAAACCATCCCGGACAAAACCCCTTATCTATCTGCCGATCCGGCACTTTGTCGCATTTGGAAAAACAGGCTGGCCGAAGATGGTTCGTTTAAAGTAGGCCTCGTCTGGGCCGGGCGGCCCTTGCATAAAAATGACGCAAACCGGTCCGTTCCTTTGCGTCTGTTTGAAACCCTTGGCAGGGTTGAAGGTGTGTCCTTTTACAGCCTTCAAAAAGAAAAGCATGAAAAATGGACCGACATGGACAGTCTGAAAATTTTTGAAAAGGATCTGGGCCCCGAAATTTCAGATTTTGCCGACACGGCAGCCATTGTGGAAAATCTGGATCTGATGATATCCGTGGATACGTCGGTGGTTCACCTGGCCGGCGCCATGGGTAAGCCCGTATGGACGCTTGTTCCCTTTGCACCGGATTTCCGCTGGCTGCTTGACCGGGATGACAGCCCCTGGTATCCAACGATGCGGCTGTTCAGACAATCCACTCATAACGCGTGGGTACCCGTGATTGAGCAAGTCGCTTTTGCCCTTGAACAACGTGTGGCCAATGGAAATTTAATAAAATGGAAATTAAATGAAAAAAACGGTTGA
- a CDS encoding acylneuraminate cytidylyltransferase family protein, translating to MTERVALIPARGGSKRLPRKNVLPVLGRPMIHYPVKAALDCGYFDRVIVSTEDKEIREVAMEAGAQVMDRPAHLARDRSTVAQVCLDALARLAEHGIKPDWFCCIYPTAIFIVPEDLCSSFALAKQNSRVNCVMGVSDFNLQPLQSLEEDESGFLKPRWQDCTHQSQFHPDLVASNGTLYWCRTESFLQQKSFYTDKLVGYKIPWLRAIDLDTPEDYDMACRIAPLFLGTARR from the coding sequence ATGACGGAGCGTGTCGCGTTGATCCCGGCCCGGGGCGGTTCCAAGCGGTTGCCCAGAAAGAATGTCCTGCCTGTTTTGGGGCGTCCCATGATTCATTATCCGGTTAAAGCCGCCTTGGACTGTGGATATTTTGACCGGGTCATCGTTTCCACCGAAGATAAGGAGATCCGGGAGGTTGCCATGGAAGCTGGAGCCCAGGTGATGGACCGGCCGGCGCACCTGGCCCGGGACCGATCGACCGTGGCCCAGGTGTGCCTGGATGCATTGGCGCGCCTGGCCGAACACGGCATCAAGCCGGACTGGTTCTGCTGTATTTATCCCACAGCGATATTCATTGTCCCCGAGGATCTGTGTTCATCCTTTGCCCTGGCAAAACAGAATTCCCGGGTAAATTGCGTGATGGGTGTGTCTGACTTTAATCTTCAGCCCCTCCAGTCTCTGGAAGAAGATGAGAGCGGCTTTTTAAAACCCCGGTGGCAGGATTGCACACATCAGTCCCAGTTCCATCCGGATCTCGTGGCCAGTAACGGCACACTTTACTGGTGCCGGACAGAGAGCTTTCTGCAACAGAAAAGTTTCTATACTGATAAACTGGTTGGATATAAAATCCCCTGGCTCCGGGCCATAGATCTGGATACACCTGAAGATTACGATATGGCCTGCCGGATTGCGCCGTTATTTCTTGGGACTGCAAGGAGATGA